GCCGCCCTTAATGCCTGTTCCATCTCAATGGCTCGCTGCGCCAGTGAAATCAGTTCCGGTTTTGGGGTTTCGTACCACTCATCCGGGTGCAACTGACGTTTATCCCGAATATGCGCGATAGCCGATGCTAATGTCGGATAGCGTTCCGGACATTCCAGATGCATGAATACGGCGACCAGCGCGACCGAGCGGCTGCGTCCGCCACGGCAGTTAACCAGAATATTGCCTCGTTCCCGATTGCGGTAAGAAGGCTTGTCGGGAATTTGCTGCAGCAGGGCGGAGCGCATCAGCTGATAGCCCGCATGCAGCATCGCCGGCGCATTTCCGCCGCCGTCGACCAGTCCGAGCTTGTAGTAGCGGATAGGGCCGGAACCGTGGTTGAGCAGGTGGGCGCCGATACCGGTTTCCGGGGAGGATACCCAGTCGATATCAAGATTGACGGCGCAGTTAATCACAGTCCTGATGTCATACCGCTCCAGCAGCGCCAAGTCGGTTACTCCGGCGCTGCCGCCGATATAGATATCCATGTCCCAGCCGGGAAAATCGGACGCTATCAGGCTGACCGCCGGGCGGTCGTAGCGCGGCGCGGCCGATTTGGCGTCGGTCTGTTCAGCTACAGGCGGGATATCATCGGCGGCGATCGGGATGCCCGTGGCGCGCGCCAACGCATCCGCTACGCCCGGCGCCGCCGCTAAAACCGGCCAGCCGTTGAAGATGCCTTCGCTATCGGTAGGGATGGGGCCGGTGCTGCCGCCGGCTTCGCGCACCAGCAGTAAACCCGCCAGACAGTCCCAGGCGTTCATATGCAATTCGGCGTAGCCGTCGGTACGGCCTTCCGCCACCCAGGCCAACGCCAGCGCGCCGGACGATCCGCGGCGCACGTTGGCGCCCTGGCTGAGTATCGCGGTCATCACGTCCAGATAGCGCCGCTGAGTCACGCGGGTTGACCAGCCCAGTTCGAAGGTGGCGTTACGTGCGTCGTCTGTGTTGGCGGTATGCAACGCCAGGCCGTTTTTCCGCGCGTAGCGGCCGCGACGCGCCATATATAATTCCTGGCTCGTTGGGTTGTAAATCGCGCCCAGTTCAGCGACGCCCTGACTGACGAACGCGATAGCGACGCAAAAGTGTTCGATGCCGCGCGCGAAATTGGCGGTGCCGTCGATCGGATCGACCACCCACAGGCTGGATGCGTCAGCGGTTTGGCTGCCGGTTTCCTCGCCCAGCAGGGCATCTTCAGGAAACGCATCGGCAATGTCCTGGCGGATCTGCTGTTCCACCAGCGTATCGGCTTCGGTCAGAAAGTCCTGGTGGCCTTTAAGCGAGAACTCACCCGGCTGACGCGAACGAAAATGTCGGAGCGCCGTATCGCCGGCGTCGAGAATAATGCGTTTTAACGCGGCCTCACGCCGCTCCAGGTTAATTTGAGTCAAGGTGTGCTCCTGATACGAAAATAATAAACAAGGCGGCAATCGCTCAGACTGCCGGCAAACCTTCTGGTTCTAACCCCACCCCAGCCCTCCCCCTGACAAGGGAGGGAGAAAACCAGACGTCTTTAATGCGTTAGCTCCTCCCCCTGACCGGGGCTGTCTCTTAGTCACATTTTATGCGGACTTGGAGATAGTTTCGTGCGCCACAATGCCGCTATTTTCATGCTGCCTCGCAGCACGCGCCCGACATAGGGGGCTCAGACGCCAGCCCCCTATGAACCCCGGCTTGCGGCTAAATTATGTCGCTGCGCGATGCCTTCGTCGGTATCAGGCTTAACGGACCGCTTGCGACACGGAATACTCGTCTCATCCCTGAGACTCGCCCTAACGGGCCAGCGCAAGCGCTGTTCAAAAACGCTCCCGGCGTTTTTGTCCGACGTGGCGCAAGCTTTCGCCGCGTCCGTGCGGCTCATCCTAAGCCTGCTATCTCCTCAGCATAATTTCTTACGCCGGATAACGGCAAACCCCGTCATAGCCCCTACATTTGTGTATAAGAGACAGCTGACAAGGGGGAGGCAGGGAGGGGGTTGCTAACGGCAAGGTTTCGCACGTTGTCAGCAAACGTTAACCTCGACCTTCCCGCATATCCCCGCCTACTGCCGCGGACTAGCCTATTTGTGGTAGCTCAGATTCCAAAGATCCTGCCAATCCTGGCGGCTCTGCCAGTCGGTTGTCGCCGTCGACGTTTTGTATACCATCAACTCATCACGGTATTTTTCAACGCCGGAGGCTTCATCCGCCGGCAGTTTTACCGTCTGGTTGGTGGACATCTTGCCGTCCACGCCCTGTGGCGCGATGCCTTCGGCGGTCATCAGGTAATGCATAAACAGCTTCGCGGCGTTCGGGCTATGGCTGCCGGTGGCGATAACCCCCATGCTGGGGTAATTCCAGCCGATGAACGGTTTCATGCCGTGGCAGAGGCCCAGTTTCATCCCGTTCTTGTTATCACGGAATTTCGCCGTGGAGACCAGACCGACGAAATCGCCTTTACCGTCCGGCGCGCCAATCGCTTCCGCGGCGTCGTTGTCGGAATGCGTCAGCAGCGGACTATTGGCCGCCAGCGCTTTCACGAACGCCGCCATCGCCGAGCTTTCATCGGTTTCCAGCGGTTTGCCGAATTCCTGTTGATAGGCATCGCGCACCCGTTGATCGTAGTTGGTGGCCATCTGATTGAACCAGTCCGTGTAGGCCGGCTTACTGGTGGGATCCTGCATGGCGACTTTGCCTCGCCACTTCGGTTCGGTCAGTTGCCAGATGTTGGTGATCGGGCAACTGCTGTAATGCGCGGTGTTATAGGCGAAAACATTCGGCGCCAGCACCACCGTCAGCGGATTTTGATAGTGGGCCGGGATATGGGCTTTTATATCGTCCGGCACCCAGCTTTGCACATACCCCTTGCTCAACAACTGCTCCATGCCGGCGGGCGCATCTTCTATTATCGCGACGTCGGCTTTGACGTTATGCGCCTGCGCCTCGCGGCTGATGATCTCGATGACCTGCGGCGCGTCGGCTTTAATACCGACCGCATTCACGCCGTATAGCTTGCTGAACTCTTTAGCCTGCTGGACGATCTTGCCGGTTGACGCGTAGACGGTGATCGGCGCTTCTTTTTTCGCTTGCGCAATCAGTGATTGCAGATCGAAGGACTCCGCCGCCTGTGCGCCGGCAGCACCGGCGGCGCACGTCGCGAGGATGACCAGGCTCGTTATCAATTTGCGGTTCATAACATTTCCTTGGGTTGCGAGTTTGGGGTGGTCTGAGTGAATGTTTATTGCCGCCGTCAGCGCATCGAGAGTTCCTGACGTTGCCCCTGCTGGTTGAAAAAATGCAGCGACGAGGCGGGCAACTGGCAGTGCACTTGCTGATGGGGCCGCCAGCGCGGGCGCAATTGCGTGGAGTGGAGCAGGCGATCGCCGTCTTTGATCAGTTCAATCACCCAACTGCCGCCGGTAGGCATGATGTTGTCGATAATCATCGGCACGCTGTCGGTCTGTGGCTGTTCGGATAGCGCGACTTCTTCAGGACGAATGCCGCAGACATGCATATTGTTGCGCAGGGAAAAACGCTGCTGAATATAGGCGGCCAACGCGCTGGACGGCTGATTGAGCGGGATCATGTTCAGCTTCGGCGTGCCGATAAACTCCGCGACAAATCGGTTGGCGGGCCTGGCGTAGATCTCGTCCGGCGTGCCGACCTGCTGTAAATGTCCGGCGCTCATAACGGCGATGGTGGTGGCGAGGGTCATCGCTTCCCATTGGTCGTGGCTGACGAAAACGATGGTGGTGCCGAAAGTCTCGTGCAGACGGCGCAGCTCCGCCCGCATTTCCAGGCGCAGGGTGGCATCAAGATTGGATAAGGGTTCGTCGAGCAGCAATACGCCGGGATTGACCGCCAGCATGCGGGCCAGCGCGACGCGCTGTTGCTGACCGCCCGAAAGCTGGGACGGATAGCGGGCGGCATACTCGGCGATGCGTAGTTTTTCCATCACATCCCGGCAACGCGCTATGCGTTCCACGGCCGAGACTTTTTGTAATCGCAGGCCAAAATCGACGTTCTGCTCGACCGTCATATGCGGCCACAGGGCGTAACTCTGAAATACCAGGCCGACGCGGCGCCGCTCCGGCGGAACATATGTCGCCCGGGCAACGGAATCCATCACCGTACCGCCAATGGCGATTTCGCCGCCGCTGGCGTGTTCAATACCGGCGATCATGCGCAGGATGGTGGTTTTACCGCAGCCGGATGGACCAAGCAGACACATAAACTCGCCGTCTTTGACCGTCAGGTTGATGGCGTCCACGGCCGGTTTCTGGCTGCCGGGGTAGGTTTTGCTCAGATTGGTTAAGGTAATCTCAGGCATATCAGTTCTCCAGGCCTTCAGCCAGACCGGTACCGGAAATCTTCTGGATCAGTACCGTTCCGGCCCATGAAATCAGCGCGATCATTAACACCACGGCGTTGGCCGCCTGCTGGTAGTTGTAATCAATCAAGCGCAGGGAATAGGTGGTGAGGACGTCAGTGGCGGGGATCGCCAGGATAATGAACAGGCTGACGCCTTTAATTCCTGAAATAAACGGCAGCAGAATGCCGGTAGTCAGCGGCGCCGCCTGAATGGGGATCACAATGCGTCCGATACGGGTAAACCAGCCGGCACCGGCGATCCGCGCGGCTTCTTCCGGCTCTTTGCCTAGCTGGGTCATGGCGGCGATGCCCGAACGGCTGGCATACGGCATTTTTTCCGCGATCAGCGCAATCACCAGTA
This window of the Brenneria goodwinii genome carries:
- a CDS encoding inositol monophosphatase family protein, whose product is MTQINLERREAALKRIILDAGDTALRHFRSRQPGEFSLKGHQDFLTEADTLVEQQIRQDIADAFPEDALLGEETGSQTADASSLWVVDPIDGTANFARGIEHFCVAIAFVSQGVAELGAIYNPTSQELYMARRGRYARKNGLALHTANTDDARNATFELGWSTRVTQRRYLDVMTAILSQGANVRRGSSGALALAWVAEGRTDGYAELHMNAWDCLAGLLLVREAGGSTGPIPTDSEGIFNGWPVLAAAPGVADALARATGIPIAADDIPPVAEQTDAKSAAPRYDRPAVSLIASDFPGWDMDIYIGGSAGVTDLALLERYDIRTVINCAVNLDIDWVSSPETGIGAHLLNHGSGPIRYYKLGLVDGGGNAPAMLHAGYQLMRSALLQQIPDKPSYRNRERGNILVNCRGGRSRSVALVAVFMHLECPERYPTLASAIAHIRDKRQLHPDEWYETPKPELISLAQRAIEMEQALRAAGLSVAQPKTR
- a CDS encoding ABC transporter substrate-binding protein translates to MNRKLITSLVILATCAAGAAGAQAAESFDLQSLIAQAKKEAPITVYASTGKIVQQAKEFSKLYGVNAVGIKADAPQVIEIISREAQAHNVKADVAIIEDAPAGMEQLLSKGYVQSWVPDDIKAHIPAHYQNPLTVVLAPNVFAYNTAHYSSCPITNIWQLTEPKWRGKVAMQDPTSKPAYTDWFNQMATNYDQRVRDAYQQEFGKPLETDESSAMAAFVKALAANSPLLTHSDNDAAEAIGAPDGKGDFVGLVSTAKFRDNKNGMKLGLCHGMKPFIGWNYPSMGVIATGSHSPNAAKLFMHYLMTAEGIAPQGVDGKMSTNQTVKLPADEASGVEKYRDELMVYKTSTATTDWQSRQDWQDLWNLSYHK
- a CDS encoding ABC transporter ATP-binding protein — encoded protein: MPEITLTNLSKTYPGSQKPAVDAINLTVKDGEFMCLLGPSGCGKTTILRMIAGIEHASGGEIAIGGTVMDSVARATYVPPERRRVGLVFQSYALWPHMTVEQNVDFGLRLQKVSAVERIARCRDVMEKLRIAEYAARYPSQLSGGQQQRVALARMLAVNPGVLLLDEPLSNLDATLRLEMRAELRRLHETFGTTIVFVSHDQWEAMTLATTIAVMSAGHLQQVGTPDEIYARPANRFVAEFIGTPKLNMIPLNQPSSALAAYIQQRFSLRNNMHVCGIRPEEVALSEQPQTDSVPMIIDNIMPTGGSWVIELIKDGDRLLHSTQLRPRWRPHQQVHCQLPASSLHFFNQQGQRQELSMR